From Haloarcula hispanica ATCC 33960, the proteins below share one genomic window:
- a CDS encoding glycosyltransferase family 2 protein, with protein MYRGHTVGVVVPAYNEAGLVGTVIDTIPEYVDRIYAIDDCSMDDTWTEIQAHARLDQADAPSNPEQSVQTDGGFEQRVCPIRHETNRGVGGAIKTGYRHALRDHIDVTAVMGGDGQMDPSILDSFLDPIIDGEADYTKGNRLHRPAYRESMPRARLVGNAILTALTRVASGYWRITDPQNGYTAISRQALLAIDLDEMYEYYGYCNDLLVELSVSEMRVADVPMPAKYDEAESSIRYREYIPKVSWLLVRNFCSRLDRAYVREGVYPLVLCYVAGFSAICVGLVAGVLGLAQDTGLTAAALANLFGVLVFSLGVVLDHRKSSGTEVDVRD; from the coding sequence ATGTATAGAGGGCACACTGTTGGTGTGGTTGTCCCAGCGTACAACGAAGCAGGACTTGTCGGTACTGTCATCGATACAATTCCGGAATACGTCGACCGGATTTACGCTATCGACGACTGCTCGATGGACGACACATGGACAGAAATTCAGGCACACGCAAGACTGGACCAGGCGGATGCCCCATCCAATCCGGAGCAATCCGTGCAAACAGATGGTGGGTTTGAACAGCGAGTCTGCCCGATACGCCACGAAACCAATCGCGGCGTCGGTGGCGCGATCAAAACAGGCTACCGCCATGCGTTGCGGGACCACATTGACGTAACTGCCGTGATGGGCGGTGATGGGCAGATGGACCCGAGTATTCTCGACTCATTCCTCGATCCCATCATCGACGGCGAGGCGGACTACACGAAGGGTAACCGTCTCCACAGACCGGCGTATCGTGAATCGATGCCCCGTGCCCGGCTTGTCGGCAATGCGATCCTCACAGCGTTGACAAGGGTCGCGTCGGGCTATTGGAGGATAACAGACCCCCAGAACGGGTATACAGCCATATCACGGCAGGCGCTGTTGGCGATCGACCTTGACGAGATGTACGAGTACTACGGGTACTGCAACGATCTGCTTGTGGAACTCAGCGTCAGTGAGATGCGGGTTGCAGATGTTCCGATGCCAGCGAAGTACGATGAAGCCGAGTCGAGTATTCGCTACCGGGAGTACATTCCAAAGGTCTCGTGGCTGTTGGTGCGGAACTTCTGTTCACGACTGGATCGAGCATACGTCCGAGAGGGAGTCTACCCGCTCGTACTGTGTTACGTCGCTGGTTTCAGTGCGATCTGCGTCGGACTGGTCGCCGGCGTACTGGGGCTGGCACAAGACACTGGACTTACAGCGGCGGCGCTCGCAAACCTGTTTGGCGTCCTCGTCTTTTCGCTCGGAGTGGTCCTCGACCACCGGAAGAGTTCTGGGACAGAGGTGGATGTGCGTGACTGA
- a CDS encoding DegT/DnrJ/EryC1/StrS family aminotransferase, producing the protein MINLATPDIGDAERERVQAVLDSGQLADGPQVRKFETEFATHCGVSHAVATANGTTALHAALKGLGIGSGDRVLTTTFSFIASANAVRLAGAEPIFADIAPATYTLDPDSVERTIAAHDGAVDAIIAVHLYGLPADMTRLRRIADEHDIPLVEDAAQAHGAAVSGEPVGSLGDVACFSFYPTKNMTTGEGGMVVTDDPVVAGRTERFVNHGRGDEGYTDVGHNFRMTSIAAAIGLAQLECLPEYVATRREYATILTDALSATDLTTPVEPSDRRHAYNQYTVRCRDRDGLIDHLTAHDIGCGVYYPTPINEQEAYSGVTADTPEAKRAAAEVCSLPVHPALEQREIERVGEVVQTYG; encoded by the coding sequence ATGATCAACCTTGCCACACCCGACATCGGGGATGCGGAGCGCGAGCGGGTGCAAGCAGTGCTCGATAGCGGACAGCTGGCGGATGGCCCGCAGGTGCGAAAGTTCGAAACCGAGTTCGCCACGCACTGTGGGGTGTCCCACGCCGTTGCTACCGCTAACGGGACCACAGCCCTCCACGCCGCGCTGAAAGGACTTGGCATCGGAAGTGGCGACCGTGTCCTGACGACGACGTTCTCGTTCATCGCGAGCGCGAACGCAGTTCGCCTCGCCGGGGCGGAGCCGATATTTGCCGACATCGCTCCGGCAACGTACACCTTAGACCCCGACAGCGTTGAACGGACTATTGCGGCCCACGATGGGGCCGTCGACGCTATCATCGCTGTTCATCTCTACGGATTACCTGCCGACATGACCAGATTGCGAAGGATCGCTGACGAGCATGACATCCCGCTGGTGGAGGACGCGGCACAGGCCCATGGAGCGGCCGTCAGCGGCGAGCCGGTCGGTAGTCTCGGCGATGTGGCCTGTTTCTCCTTTTATCCAACAAAGAACATGACTACTGGCGAGGGTGGGATGGTTGTCACCGACGATCCTGTGGTCGCGGGTCGGACCGAGCGGTTCGTCAACCACGGTCGTGGCGACGAGGGATACACCGACGTAGGGCATAATTTCCGGATGACGAGTATCGCCGCCGCTATCGGCCTGGCACAACTAGAATGCCTTCCAGAGTACGTCGCGACCCGGCGAGAGTACGCGACGATACTAACTGACGCACTCTCGGCAACTGACCTAACGACTCCTGTCGAACCGTCCGACCGCCGGCACGCCTACAATCAGTACACTGTTCGCTGTCGGGACCGAGATGGATTGATCGACCATCTCACCGCACACGATATCGGATGCGGTGTTTATTACCCGACCCCGATCAACGAACAAGAGGCGTACAGCGGTGTTACTGCCGACACGCCCGAAGCGAAGCGCGCAGCTGCGGAAGTATGCTCACTTCCGGTACATCCGGCGCTGGAGCAGCGTGAGATCGAGCGAGTTGGGGAGGTGGTCCAGACGTATGGGTGA
- a CDS encoding glycosyltransferase: MDVLQLVTTRRPFFHKQVEALERHGINCTVLEVPGGDEATRSPMAYLRFYTESLSAAPWQYDLVHANYGLTAPMALAQPTRPVVLSLWGSDIFGQYDRLSRQCATLADEVVVMSSAMADALGEACHVIPHAVDFEQFEPVPTETAKETLGWDDSRYHVLFPYDPDRAEKDHPRAVRVIDAVNERLDTPVSLEVVHGVAHDRVPTYMNAADALILTSTHEGSPNAVKEALACNTPVVSVNVGDVASLIDGAARSAVCADDEELTTALTATLQSSEAVHGRAAVEPLRLNRMAERLTAVYRSAIDRRCA; the protein is encoded by the coding sequence ATGGACGTTCTTCAGCTTGTGACAACCCGGCGGCCGTTTTTTCACAAGCAAGTCGAAGCGCTGGAGCGTCACGGCATCAACTGTACGGTTCTGGAGGTGCCCGGTGGCGACGAAGCTACTCGGTCACCGATGGCGTATCTCCGGTTCTACACGGAATCGCTCAGTGCCGCCCCGTGGCAATACGACCTCGTCCACGCTAACTATGGATTGACTGCGCCGATGGCACTGGCACAGCCGACCCGTCCGGTCGTCCTGTCGTTATGGGGATCGGACATTTTCGGCCAGTACGACCGGCTGAGTCGCCAGTGTGCCACGCTCGCTGACGAAGTCGTCGTAATGTCTTCGGCCATGGCTGATGCGCTTGGAGAAGCGTGTCATGTGATCCCTCATGCCGTCGATTTCGAGCAGTTCGAGCCAGTCCCGACCGAAACTGCCAAAGAGACGTTGGGCTGGGATGACAGCAGGTATCATGTGCTGTTTCCTTACGACCCCGACCGTGCCGAAAAGGACCATCCCCGAGCCGTCCGTGTCATAGATGCGGTCAACGAGCGTCTCGACACGCCGGTCTCGCTTGAGGTCGTCCATGGGGTCGCCCACGACCGGGTCCCGACATACATGAACGCCGCAGATGCGCTCATACTGACCTCGACCCACGAGGGGTCACCGAACGCGGTCAAAGAGGCGCTGGCGTGTAATACACCAGTGGTCTCGGTAAATGTCGGTGACGTCGCGAGTCTGATCGATGGGGCCGCTCGGTCTGCCGTCTGCGCGGACGACGAAGAACTCACGACGGCACTTACAGCGACCCTCCAGTCGTCAGAGGCTGTCCACGGACGGGCTGCTGTCGAGCCGCTACGTCTGAATCGGATGGCAGAGCGTCTGACCGCAGTATACCGATCAGCTATCGACCGGAGGTGTGCATGA
- a CDS encoding right-handed parallel beta-helix repeat-containing protein, giving the protein MVEKDYILPHSYDGASSSADSTKEGRSLLTRRQLLGGILAASTVPMIPNGLGMPSSRTLEIISTDQQSETGSLDVRYEFTTTGEIVPVNDGENAAEANDSVAKNDDETWTAIGRTGNGFGDSYEINGIVTGFNASGNYEIRLDGAVVTVSEVVAPADHVVEIQTTEDPSELDYELTTTGEPIPCTGDTENAADDNDSIVRNDDDTWTIDGYTGNGYGDQYYFSGEIVDFGPVEPFAAVYVDGKQIDLSPFERSPDPATEIGGGSGYANTVPESDANYVVETLSELLTALDAAGRGDTVYVAGDATIDASPVTGSDRLTVPTGVTLASNRGIDGASGGQISTGVIDYEHLMGLSEDVRLTGLRISGPETGYREYGTPVSSGVTVEGAGCEIDNTELWGFNHAALKLRTSTHIHHCHIHDNPMGGLGYGIQCLDGDNTLIEYNRFNFNRHSVASGTGEAGYEVRYNHFGGTETPSYQVGTHQPGGTTLLIHHNTFTPLRHVGQHPEEPGTHVSIRGVPEDRGEIHHNWFYNPKQPSAGRGNEAVIQPHVESLTNLHFGNNHYGQNIPDGDVGCPRR; this is encoded by the coding sequence ATGGTCGAAAAGGATTACATACTACCCCACAGTTATGATGGGGCCAGTTCTAGTGCGGACTCCACCAAAGAGGGACGGTCACTACTGACACGAAGGCAGCTACTGGGAGGCATACTGGCTGCAAGTACAGTACCGATGATTCCGAATGGACTTGGAATGCCATCTTCTCGTACTCTCGAAATAATTTCAACGGATCAGCAAAGCGAGACTGGCTCCCTTGACGTGCGCTACGAGTTCACTACAACAGGCGAGATCGTCCCGGTAAATGACGGCGAGAACGCAGCAGAGGCCAACGATAGCGTGGCGAAAAACGACGACGAAACGTGGACTGCAATTGGGCGGACAGGCAATGGATTCGGCGATAGCTACGAGATCAACGGTATCGTTACCGGTTTCAATGCCAGTGGGAACTACGAAATCCGGCTGGACGGAGCGGTAGTGACAGTCTCGGAGGTAGTTGCGCCTGCTGACCACGTCGTTGAGATACAGACCACGGAAGACCCTTCTGAACTCGATTACGAACTGACGACGACGGGTGAGCCGATTCCGTGTACTGGTGATACGGAAAACGCCGCTGACGACAATGACAGCATCGTCCGTAACGACGACGACACCTGGACGATCGACGGATATACTGGTAACGGCTACGGCGACCAGTACTACTTTTCCGGCGAGATTGTCGACTTCGGGCCCGTTGAGCCGTTCGCTGCGGTATACGTTGATGGGAAGCAGATCGACCTCTCGCCGTTTGAGCGGTCTCCAGATCCGGCTACAGAGATCGGCGGTGGCAGCGGGTATGCCAACACGGTTCCTGAGTCAGATGCCAACTACGTAGTCGAGACACTCTCCGAGTTGCTTACTGCACTGGATGCTGCCGGCCGCGGCGATACTGTCTACGTTGCTGGCGACGCTACCATTGATGCCTCACCAGTTACCGGAAGTGACCGGCTAACTGTGCCTACCGGAGTAACCCTCGCTTCTAACCGTGGTATCGACGGCGCGTCGGGTGGCCAGATCTCCACTGGCGTCATCGATTATGAACACCTCATGGGCCTGAGCGAGGATGTCCGATTGACCGGACTCCGGATCAGTGGACCCGAAACCGGATATCGCGAGTACGGTACCCCGGTATCCAGTGGCGTCACCGTTGAGGGAGCAGGCTGTGAAATCGACAACACCGAGCTATGGGGTTTCAACCACGCAGCACTCAAACTCCGAACGTCGACACATATCCATCACTGCCATATCCACGACAACCCCATGGGCGGACTGGGCTACGGTATCCAATGTTTAGACGGGGACAATACGCTTATAGAGTACAACAGATTCAACTTTAATCGCCATTCTGTTGCGAGTGGGACCGGGGAGGCCGGATACGAGGTCCGATACAATCACTTTGGCGGCACCGAAACACCATCCTACCAGGTCGGAACACATCAGCCGGGTGGAACGACGCTGCTGATCCATCATAACACCTTCACGCCCCTCCGACACGTTGGTCAACATCCTGAGGAACCGGGAACGCACGTCAGCATCCGTGGCGTCCCCGAAGACCGTGGTGAGATCCACCACAACTGGTTTTACAACCCAAAGCAGCCATCGGCGGGTCGGGGTAACGAAGCAGTCATCCAGCCACATGTCGAATCATTAACAAACCTTCATTTCGGGAACAACCACTACGGACAGAACATTCCTGACGGCGATGTGGGGTGTCCACGGCGCTAA
- a CDS encoding twin-arginine translocation signal domain-containing protein: MNGGQRTRRRFIKGIAATALTVGISYPGTVTTQSRFDTVVNAIAAGADPDGSERIDNVLEGYIDDDTLIEFPAGRYRLGSLDVGPVRNLGLRAKPEAQVLFEPATPASDQRSLITFEGIEDLLLKGLTFDFSRPGFGNTLRVIANGDFLAQDLRIRGQLPDQDRTTPHVGFRFDVRDPDSTGVVRDVSAPDGGHQGGNGVGVFVGKNHAGTLRFENCTVANFPNNGLYASAPGRSSRNYTGRDGVVHVRGGLYANNNIANVRLGSTGSTAYGVTVRVDSVPPYPSLEKLNVRGIRLRAQSGQFISDCDITITSDAGPGFGAIVYHPDHDSATLRNTTIHVDKDEYNAVRAISGDSGGTGAPLTLQNVSVTGDAADGAAVVIADRDRTVLRDCVIKQSGAGRDGVRFTSADECLITDSTIQVPGEPLSLIDSSVRKVRLTV, translated from the coding sequence ATGAATGGAGGTCAGCGGACGCGGCGGAGATTTATTAAGGGGATCGCCGCTACGGCCTTGACAGTCGGTATTAGCTACCCCGGGACTGTCACGACCCAGTCGCGATTCGACACTGTCGTCAACGCCATTGCAGCGGGTGCAGACCCCGATGGGTCGGAACGGATCGACAACGTCCTCGAGGGGTACATCGATGATGATACACTCATCGAGTTCCCCGCGGGAAGGTACCGTCTTGGCTCCCTCGACGTCGGCCCTGTTCGTAACTTGGGTCTACGAGCGAAGCCCGAGGCGCAGGTCTTGTTTGAGCCCGCGACACCAGCCAGCGATCAGCGCTCACTCATTACGTTCGAGGGTATCGAAGACCTTCTTTTAAAAGGACTGACATTTGACTTTTCACGGCCGGGATTCGGAAACACCCTGAGGGTGATTGCTAATGGTGACTTTCTGGCTCAGGACCTCAGAATCCGTGGTCAATTGCCGGATCAGGACCGGACGACACCACATGTCGGGTTCCGGTTTGACGTGCGCGACCCGGATTCGACAGGGGTTGTGAGAGATGTCTCTGCCCCCGACGGTGGACATCAAGGGGGGAACGGTGTTGGTGTCTTCGTCGGTAAAAACCACGCCGGGACACTTCGGTTCGAGAACTGCACTGTCGCTAACTTCCCCAATAACGGACTCTACGCCTCCGCACCGGGCCGAAGCAGTCGGAACTATACGGGTCGGGACGGCGTTGTACACGTCAGAGGGGGTCTGTACGCAAATAACAACATCGCTAACGTTCGGCTGGGATCGACCGGATCGACGGCTTACGGAGTCACGGTTCGCGTCGATTCGGTACCACCGTACCCGTCACTGGAGAAGCTAAACGTCCGCGGCATCAGGCTACGTGCCCAGTCCGGGCAGTTCATCAGCGACTGTGATATCACTATCACTAGTGACGCAGGCCCCGGATTCGGTGCTATCGTCTATCACCCCGACCACGACTCTGCAACCCTTCGCAACACGACGATCCACGTCGACAAAGACGAGTACAATGCGGTCAGGGCCATCAGTGGGGACAGTGGCGGCACCGGGGCACCACTTACTCTCCAGAACGTTAGTGTGACTGGCGACGCAGCCGACGGTGCTGCCGTTGTTATCGCTGATCGAGACAGAACAGTACTGCGGGACTGCGTAATCAAGCAGTCGGGAGCGGGGCGCGATGGAGTTAGGTTCACCAGTGCAGACGAGTGCCTAATAACCGACTCAACCATTCAGGTTCCCGGCGAGCCGCTGTCTCTTATCGACTCATCCGTGCGGAAGGTTCGGCTTACTGTCTGA
- a CDS encoding polysaccharide deacetylase family protein — protein MVQRGVDQVDGGDGIFHLWLHPNNLINDAGIKRMESVLSYIDQKRGPGLAVRTMETVAQRTVGSAPQQTW, from the coding sequence ATGGTCCAGCGAGGGGTCGATCAGGTCGACGGTGGTGATGGAATCTTCCACCTCTGGCTTCATCCAAACAATCTCATCAACGACGCGGGGATCAAGCGGATGGAGTCGGTATTATCATATATCGATCAAAAGCGTGGGCCGGGTCTCGCGGTCCGGACCATGGAGACAGTCGCACAGCGGACTGTCGGCTCGGCCCCGCAGCAGACCTGGTAA
- a CDS encoding acyltransferase: protein MQAEVGESATISPQATVGYEYNDDVSPTVLGTAATVRAGTVIYCDVAVGASFVTGHNALVREHTTISDDVVLGTNAVIDGKTDIGSHVSLQTGVYVPSQTTIGDNVFLGPHAVLTNDRYPVRSDGGLAGPTIEDGVTVGANATVLPDVTIGEHSFVAAGAVVTTDVPPNSLAVGVPASHEPLPPELDTRNRLEQ, encoded by the coding sequence ATGCAAGCTGAGGTGGGTGAGAGCGCAACTATTTCGCCACAGGCGACGGTGGGCTACGAGTACAATGACGATGTCTCACCGACAGTCCTCGGCACAGCGGCAACAGTACGTGCCGGGACAGTAATCTACTGTGACGTCGCCGTTGGAGCATCGTTTGTCACGGGACACAACGCACTGGTGCGGGAGCATACAACCATCAGTGACGATGTCGTACTCGGAACGAACGCTGTTATCGATGGGAAGACGGACATTGGCTCTCATGTTAGCCTTCAGACAGGTGTGTACGTCCCGTCTCAGACAACCATCGGGGACAACGTCTTCCTCGGCCCACATGCAGTCCTGACAAACGACAGATATCCAGTGCGTAGCGACGGTGGACTGGCGGGGCCAACTATTGAGGACGGAGTCACTGTCGGGGCGAACGCCACGGTGTTACCCGATGTGACCATCGGCGAGCACAGCTTTGTTGCTGCAGGGGCAGTCGTCACGACGGATGTTCCGCCGAATAGCTTGGCAGTCGGCGTCCCGGCCAGCCACGAACCACTACCGCCTGAACTAGATACACGAAACAGGCTAGAGCAATGA
- a CDS encoding GNAT family N-acetyltransferase, with protein sequence MTAHETTIHSTVRAVNANQWNNLVTQSDLGTVFHRYEWLRAVEAGLDRPAYHAVVTKGSNPVAVLPTVLVPVATPDPADLPGPDRVVEATACHLPTERLVSLHPGTGGPVIATDHEACLDAMLSALITAAPRQALSHKIRTGSQAQNRYSKYLIGQGYESTVTSCRLVLDLTPGWDRIESGMDRTRRTELRNDAVTVERTDFDGSMLASIHADYVQNMERIGADSFPMAFFEALAEHMDERVEVFTARREGDTLGRHICIVDEEQSALRYYFSAVPETSAYEYGTSEQLHGAAIQWAIDAGFESYDFGTTGADFRDGLFSYKSQYGPAVRPIVQWDRGLSAVAWRAFKFGRRLYRGQNY encoded by the coding sequence ATGACTGCTCACGAGACGACGATCCACAGTACAGTTAGAGCCGTCAACGCGAACCAGTGGAACAATCTCGTCACACAGTCGGACCTCGGAACGGTGTTCCACCGGTACGAATGGCTCCGGGCAGTCGAAGCAGGTCTGGATCGGCCGGCCTATCATGCGGTCGTGACGAAAGGATCGAACCCGGTTGCCGTGCTTCCGACCGTCCTGGTACCGGTTGCAACCCCCGACCCAGCGGATCTACCGGGCCCCGATCGGGTTGTGGAAGCGACGGCTTGCCACCTGCCAACTGAGCGTCTAGTGTCGCTCCATCCCGGCACTGGCGGTCCAGTAATCGCCACAGACCACGAGGCGTGTCTCGATGCGATGCTGTCGGCACTCATAACAGCAGCGCCACGGCAGGCGCTTTCGCACAAAATCCGGACGGGGAGCCAGGCACAGAACAGATACAGTAAGTATCTCATCGGTCAGGGGTATGAATCGACGGTCACTTCCTGCCGACTCGTACTTGACCTCACGCCCGGGTGGGACCGTATCGAGTCCGGAATGGACCGGACACGACGGACGGAACTACGCAACGACGCAGTCACCGTCGAACGGACTGACTTCGATGGCTCGATGCTGGCCTCGATCCATGCTGACTACGTCCAGAACATGGAGCGAATCGGAGCGGATAGCTTTCCAATGGCCTTCTTTGAGGCGCTTGCCGAACACATGGACGAACGAGTCGAGGTGTTTACTGCTCGCCGCGAGGGCGATACCCTCGGCCGACACATCTGCATCGTAGATGAGGAGCAGTCAGCCCTCAGATACTACTTTTCGGCAGTTCCGGAGACGTCAGCCTACGAATACGGGACATCGGAACAGCTCCATGGCGCGGCCATTCAGTGGGCCATTGACGCTGGCTTCGAGAGCTACGACTTCGGCACGACAGGTGCGGACTTCAGAGACGGATTGTTTTCGTACAAGTCACAGTACGGACCAGCGGTCCGCCCGATCGTCCAGTGGGACAGAGGGCTTTCGGCGGTCGCCTGGCGTGCGTTCAAATTCGGGCGCCGGCTCTATCGCGGACAGAACTACTGA
- a CDS encoding GNAT family N-acetyltransferase, which yields MSIEIECVGTDRHEEWDSALEHSPHATVFHRCAALEQLAAESGTELHRLMGFKGQEPIGVLPIFELRKGPFSAVFSPPPNLWIPRLGPAFVVRGDPKQRKRERRRQGFIDAAFEYIEDTIDPKYLRVRSPTGLDDVRQFKWNDCTVRPEYTYVTDLSGGKDAVRDRFTSEARRRLRIGQESESEYTISEEGLDATETVMHHVESRYNEQGEPFPVPTGFPGRLYEALQPGQIRPYVLRVDGDVVGGHIYYDDGDTISGWLGNVKPPDHVDLPVNELLIWRGITDAIERGRTAYELVGAGDPRLNRYKLHFGPELTGFYSMERSGAGIDSLLQLYRWFVQYS from the coding sequence ATGAGTATCGAGATTGAGTGCGTCGGGACAGACCGACATGAAGAGTGGGATAGCGCTCTTGAACATTCGCCACACGCTACTGTCTTTCACCGGTGTGCGGCTCTAGAGCAACTGGCAGCCGAGTCAGGGACGGAACTCCACCGGCTGATGGGGTTCAAGGGACAGGAACCGATCGGTGTCTTGCCGATCTTCGAGCTTCGCAAGGGGCCGTTCAGTGCTGTTTTTTCCCCGCCACCGAACCTCTGGATTCCCCGACTTGGTCCGGCGTTCGTCGTTCGAGGGGACCCCAAACAACGCAAGCGGGAGCGACGTCGGCAGGGATTCATCGATGCGGCATTCGAGTATATCGAAGACACGATTGATCCGAAGTACCTCCGAGTGCGGTCGCCAACCGGGCTCGATGACGTCCGGCAATTCAAGTGGAATGACTGTACAGTTCGGCCGGAGTATACGTATGTCACCGACCTCTCTGGTGGAAAAGACGCCGTTCGAGACCGGTTTACCAGCGAGGCGCGTCGGCGGCTCCGTATCGGGCAGGAGTCGGAGTCCGAGTACACGATCTCTGAGGAAGGACTCGACGCGACTGAGACGGTGATGCACCACGTTGAAAGCCGGTACAACGAGCAGGGCGAGCCGTTCCCCGTTCCCACTGGGTTCCCCGGGCGGCTCTACGAAGCGCTTCAACCGGGGCAAATCCGCCCCTACGTTCTCCGAGTGGATGGCGATGTCGTCGGCGGGCACATTTATTACGACGACGGAGACACAATTTCGGGCTGGCTCGGGAACGTCAAGCCCCCCGATCATGTGGACCTCCCGGTCAATGAGTTGCTCATCTGGCGAGGGATTACTGATGCGATCGAGCGGGGGCGAACAGCCTATGAACTGGTGGGTGCAGGTGACCCCCGTCTAAACAGGTATAAACTCCATTTCGGGCCCGAGCTAACCGGGTTCTACTCTATGGAGCGGAGCGGAGCCGGTATCGATTCACTACTGCAACTGTATCGGTGGTTTGTACAGTACTCCTGA
- a CDS encoding glycosyltransferase family 4 protein, protein MAQRRSLLLIHHRDVRSPFSATVPHYISTKLAATHTVHVICSADKDHDAGGTGNTSVVYHPIRTGNTRLVSTIAFFIIATLYATVLGARHRFDATYGFQRTLVQAWVGAIAGDSRFVAGLQVVPVRQKRDFVMSRQADMSPAERLSVMIWAGYAAAVKVALQRCDQVTCLTEGIRQVTEQEYGLDLSSATVIGMGVDTETFEPADGRQTGDSFSRPLTVTYVGSLGAARGLPHVIEALAECGETFEFHIAGDGQSGYIDAMQAKAAKLGVADQIVWYGRVPHSDVPGLLTRTDVAISPLEDIESYRISYPAKLLEYMAAGAVVMATDIPPHQRLITDGDNGLLYDGTATGLCSAIEQCLDDPALAGQIERTARETAEAHDWDTVVDKHAVALFPTTPNQATP, encoded by the coding sequence ATGGCACAGCGTCGCTCTCTCCTATTGATTCATCACCGCGATGTTAGGTCACCGTTCAGCGCGACTGTCCCACACTACATCTCGACAAAGCTTGCAGCTACACACACTGTTCATGTCATCTGTAGCGCCGACAAAGACCACGATGCAGGCGGTACTGGTAACACGTCAGTCGTTTACCATCCGATCCGAACCGGCAATACCCGCCTCGTTTCGACGATAGCGTTCTTCATCATCGCCACACTGTACGCGACCGTACTCGGGGCTCGGCATCGGTTCGATGCCACCTATGGCTTCCAGAGAACCCTCGTTCAGGCATGGGTTGGCGCTATTGCTGGTGACTCGCGCTTTGTCGCTGGTCTTCAGGTGGTTCCGGTCCGACAGAAGCGTGACTTTGTCATGTCTAGACAGGCAGATATGTCGCCCGCGGAGCGCCTCTCCGTCATGATCTGGGCAGGGTACGCCGCCGCAGTCAAAGTGGCTTTGCAGCGGTGTGATCAGGTCACCTGTTTGACTGAGGGGATCCGTCAAGTCACCGAACAGGAGTACGGGCTGGACCTCTCGTCGGCGACAGTCATCGGAATGGGCGTTGATACTGAGACGTTCGAGCCCGCTGACGGACGACAGACTGGTGACTCCTTCTCTAGACCACTGACCGTGACATACGTTGGATCGCTCGGCGCAGCCAGGGGGCTCCCACACGTTATTGAAGCGCTCGCAGAGTGTGGCGAGACGTTTGAGTTCCATATCGCGGGTGATGGCCAATCCGGTTACATCGATGCAATGCAGGCAAAGGCTGCGAAGTTGGGAGTGGCTGACCAGATCGTCTGGTACGGACGAGTGCCCCACAGTGACGTCCCAGGGCTGTTGACCCGGACTGACGTGGCCATTTCTCCGCTAGAGGATATCGAGTCGTATCGAATCAGTTACCCGGCGAAACTGCTCGAATACATGGCAGCCGGCGCAGTCGTCATGGCAACAGATATTCCGCCACACCAGCGCCTGATTACGGACGGAGACAATGGGCTCCTGTACGATGGAACAGCAACGGGGCTTTGCTCGGCGATCGAGCAGTGTCTCGATGACCCGGCTCTTGCCGGTCAAATCGAGCGCACGGCCAGAGAAACTGCTGAGGCGCATGACTGGGACACTGTTGTCGACAAACACGCCGTAGCGCTGTTCCCAACTACGCCCAACCAAGCGACCCCATAG